From one Bos indicus isolate NIAB-ARS_2022 breed Sahiwal x Tharparkar chromosome 16, NIAB-ARS_B.indTharparkar_mat_pri_1.0, whole genome shotgun sequence genomic stretch:
- the BROX gene encoding BRO1 domain-containing protein BROX, producing MTHWFHRNPLKATAPVSFNYYGVVTGPAASKICSDLRSSRARLLELFTDLSCNPEMMKNAADSYFSLLQGFINSLDESTQESKLRYIQNFKWTDTLQGQVPSAQQDAVFELISMGFNVALWYTKYASRLAGKENITEDEAKEVHRSLKIAAGIFKHLKESHIPKLITPAEKGRDLEARLIEAYIIQCQAEAQEVTIARAIELKHAPGLIAALAYETANFYQKADHALSSLEPAYSAKWRKYLHLKMCFYTAYAYCYHGQTLLASDKCGEAIRSLQEAEKFYAKAEALCKEYGETKGPGPTVKPSGHLFFRKLGNLVKNTLEKCQRENGFIYFQKVPTEAPQLELKANYGLVEPVPFEFPPPSAHWTPETLAAFDLTKRPKDDSAKPKPEEVVKPVKEPDIKPQKDTGCYIS from the exons atgaCACACTGGTTTCATAGGAACCCATTAAAAGCCACAGCTCCTGTCTCTTTTAACTACTATGGTGTAGTCACTGGCCCTGCTGCTTCAAAAATTTGCAG TGACCTGAGATCATCTAGAGCACGACTGCTTGAATTGTTCACTGATTTGAGCTGTAATccagaaatgatgaaaaatgcAGCAGATTcgtatttttcacttttacaag GTTTCATTAATTCATTGGATGAATCTACCCAAGAAAGCAAGTTACGATACATTCAAAATTTCAAGTGGACTGATACATTACAGGGACAGGTTCCAAG TGCCCAGCAGGATGCTGTTTTTGAATTAATTTCCATGGGATTTAATGTTGCTTTATGGTATACCAAATATGCTTCAAGACTGGCtggaaaagaaaa caTAACAGAGGATGAAGCAAAAGAAGTCCATCGAAGCTTAAAAATTGCAGCtgggatttttaaacatttaaag gaaAGTCATATCCCAAAGCTCATTACACCTGCAGAAAAGGGGCGGGATTTAGAGGCACGACTCATAGAAGCTTACATCATCCAGTGTCAGGCTGAAGCTCAAGAAG TAACAATTGCTCGAGCAATTGAGCTGAAACATGCTCCTGGACTAATTGCTGCTCTGGCATATGAAACAGCCAATTTCTATCAGAAAGCTG ATCATGCTTTATCCAGTTTGGAGCCTGCATACTCTGCTAAATGGAGAAAATATCTTCACTTGAAAATGTGTTTCTACACAGCTTAT gctTATTGTTATCATGGTCAGACTTTGTTGGCTAGTGATAAATGTGGTGAAGCAATCAGATCACTCCAAGAAGCAGAAAAAT TTTATGCAAAGGCAGAAGCATTATGCAAAGAATATGGAGAAACCAAAGGACCTGGACCAACAGTCAAACCTTCGGGACACTTGTTCTTTAGGAAACTTGGAAATCTTGTGAAGAACACTCTAGAAAAATGTCAGCGAGAAAATGGATTTAT TTACTTTCAAAAAGTTCCAACAGAAGCCCCACAACTGGAACTCAAAGCAAATTATGGTCTCGTAGAACCTGTACCTTTCgaatttcctcctccaagtgcGCACTGGACACCAGAAACATTGGCTGCTTTTGATCTCACCAAAAGACCCAAGGATGACAGT gCTAAACCCAAACCAGAAGAAGTGGTGAAACCTGTGAaagaaccagatatcaaacctCAAAAGGACACTGGGTGCTACATCTCCTAA